CAGCTGAAACGATCGATGTCTTTGTAAATCGCTTAGATCAACCTTGGGTACTTTTCGATAGTGAAACTTCGAGCAAGTGCGCCCAATTACAAAATTTACCAAAGAACAAATTAATTGCAGTAGATGAATTACTAGCTGTTGAAATTGACGAAATTTGTCAGCAAGAGGAGTTGGAAAAAGACGTTATTTCATACATGACCCATACATCTGGAACAACTGGAATTCCTAAATTGATTGCTCATTCTGCAAATTCGATGGGCTGGAGAACAAAATGGCAAAAAAATATTTTTGATTTTATTAAAGAAAAAGAATTGGTTGCATTCCATATTTCACCAGTTCATTCACGTTTTAATATTGGAATTTCATCTCTAATGGCAAAAGGCTTTCCATTATTAGCTATTGCTGATTCGTCAGCGGAAAATGTAACTAAAGTCTTAGGCGACTACCAACCGGGTGTCTTAGAAACCCATCCGAATCATTTTGTGCAATGGGCTTCTCTAGCTAGAGAAAAACCTGAAGTCTTCAGTAGCATTAAATATTACCATTCAACTTTTGATGCCATTAATAAAGAAACATTAGCTACATTTTTACGTTGTTCAACGTTTAAGAAACCCGTTTTCTTACAAGTATATGGTCAAAGTGAATGCGGTCCAATGATTATGCGTGTTCATAATTTATCTTCCATTAAAAAAATTAATGCTCGTGATATGGGTGTTGGGATGCCTGGTTTAACTGAAGTTCGGATTGTCGATCAAGCAGGGAATCCTGTTGCAGCTAACATTAGTGGAAACATCCAAATGCTTTCAAAAGGCCGCGCATTAACGTATTATAAAGAAGAAACGCGCTTTGAAGATAATCTTTATGGCAATTGGTGGGACAGTGGGGATTACGGATTTAAAGATACTCATGGAAAATTACACTTGCAAGATCGACAAGTTGATTTAGTTGATACAATTGCTAGCACTTTGGCAATTGAAGACAAATTATTAGATGAGTTAACATTCTTAGAAGAAGTTGTCATTATTCGTGGTAAAAACGGGAGCCCTCAGCCTGTTTTAGCCGTTTATCCAACACACGAAATGGACTGGAATCGTTGGTGGGCAAGTGTTTCTGATCTACCTCATTTAAATGAACCGATTATGATGACCTTTGATGAATTGCCAAGAACAGCTACTATGAAAATTCAAAGACTGGCATTAGAACAACAATTAAAAGGCTAATTAGTCAATTAAACTAGCGGACAAGTTTAACTTTTAGATTGGGAGGTTTTATCATGAAAAAAAATTCAACTGCTAGTACTGGGATTCAGTTTTATCAAAATCAATGGGGAACGCCAACCCACGACGACCAATTACTATTTGAATTATTGACAGTTGGAACCTTTCAAGTTGGACTTGGGTGGAAAATGGTTGTCAATAAACGCGATGTTTTTTTACGTAATTTTCAGCAAATGGATATTTTAAAAGTTGCGGCGATGATGCCTGATGATGTCGAACGAATTATGGAAGACCCAGCCATGATTCGTAATCCTAGGAAAATAAATGCAACCATCACAAATGCTCGTGCAATTATTGGAATTCAAAAAGAGTATGGCAGTTTTGCTGCTTACCTTTGGCAATTCGTCGACAATCAAACGATTGAATATGAGTATACAGAGGCTTCGGAAGTCCCAACTTCATCCCCTTTGTCTGAAAAAGTTGCTAAAGAGCTGAAGAAAAAAGGCTTCAAATTTGTAGGTCCAATTGTGACCTACATGTTTATGAAAG
This Carnobacterium maltaromaticum DSM 20342 DNA region includes the following protein-coding sequences:
- a CDS encoding AMP-binding protein, giving the protein MYNKYEPLNLYTNFANAAKEFPETPIYFDEPLLAFPELNLQTTYSECTAAILKKATQLKKIGVKKADKVIVYKSAKFDTYLAAVAISYLGAVPIMVSAHLPAETIDVFVNRLDQPWVLFDSETSSKCAQLQNLPKNKLIAVDELLAVEIDEICQQEELEKDVISYMTHTSGTTGIPKLIAHSANSMGWRTKWQKNIFDFIKEKELVAFHISPVHSRFNIGISSLMAKGFPLLAIADSSAENVTKVLGDYQPGVLETHPNHFVQWASLAREKPEVFSSIKYYHSTFDAINKETLATFLRCSTFKKPVFLQVYGQSECGPMIMRVHNLSSIKKINARDMGVGMPGLTEVRIVDQAGNPVAANISGNIQMLSKGRALTYYKEETRFEDNLYGNWWDSGDYGFKDTHGKLHLQDRQVDLVDTIASTLAIEDKLLDELTFLEEVVIIRGKNGSPQPVLAVYPTHEMDWNRWWASVSDLPHLNEPIMMTFDELPRTATMKIQRLALEQQLKG
- a CDS encoding DNA-3-methyladenine glycosylase I; its protein translation is MKKNSTASTGIQFYQNQWGTPTHDDQLLFELLTVGTFQVGLGWKMVVNKRDVFLRNFQQMDILKVAAMMPDDVERIMEDPAMIRNPRKINATITNARAIIGIQKEYGSFAAYLWQFVDNQTIEYEYTEASEVPTSSPLSEKVAKELKKKGFKFVGPIVTYMFMKASGLVHDTIIDR